The following nucleotide sequence is from Glycine max cultivar Williams 82 chromosome 9, Glycine_max_v4.0, whole genome shotgun sequence.
gatgactaggtggattgctttaaggaaccttatGTTGGAGGACGTTGGGATACAATACTCTGATAGGATATGACATCGGAGCAtgtgtttatgtttttaattgcatgatattctaaatatgttattttactttattttattatgttgcttaattaacttgaatttttttgtaaacttgaATCATCTTATTTTGAGCcgaaaatgtttttgaaaagttttatttgataCATTGAAGTAAATGTAAACCTTTTACTCTCTTGGATTTGCTtatgattttattgaataaaatggatttaattagatttctcattttatatatatttttcatttatatacaTATTGGGATAGAGAGTGTCACACTCAAACAACAAATCAATGATGATTGTAGCAAATCTGAACAAAAAATGTAACTTTCAAAAGATTAGGGGCCTACAAAGGCAAACACTTCACCTTCTACTTTGAACGTGACATGTCCTCCACTTGATAGTTTTTCACTTTGGACAAAAATTTCACATACAAAACAGCGAATCGAATCCTCACTTTTTTCCCATTTCTTAAGGAGAAATCTTGCAGTGATGTGTCCAATATAATATAGAACACTTAAATTGGTAAGAGTTGTTTAAGGTCAACTAGATGGGTCTTAAATCATTATAATCATAGGGATTTCCATTAGACAACTTAAGAAATGCTTATTAATTACTGCCTTTTACAACACACTAATTAATCTTATAGTGATCAAATTCATTCCAAATCCTTTGCTTCAATGAAATCTTAGAGATTGCTCTCAATTGGCTTGCTCCTTGGAAATAACTTTACATTGCTAATCATAGAATGTCTGCACTCTATTCCTTGTAATCCATTGCACTATGTAGTACCCTACTTTATCATGATGGCTAGTGATTGTGAACTTCATCTCACTAATTTCCGAGTGCGTGTCATAATCATCATAAGAGAGCATGTAGCATGTGactttataataaaagaaaggatacatgtgtataaattaaaaaatactcacCACATCAACATCACCGAAAGGTACCACGGCCGAAATGGTGGGTCTCATGCACATTCATGCAGGGAAGTAGAAATgtggaaagaaaagagagaagaatagGAAATGTTTCTGTTTATAACATTAAAACCAAAATGTGATTTGTAATATCGTCATCTAAAATGTTTATTGCATTTTAGTTTTGCCTTACTTATGCCTTGAGAGTGCATTGGAACATGCTTTACAGCAGTTTGGAGCTACCCAAACATGCATTTATTAAAAGTTGGATAATAATTTGCCTGAagtcataaatataaatttcattattgcttattctacttcatttttttattattatgaagcTAATTCGAATGGAGTTGAAATACTTCGACTAATATTGTTTATTGTAATGCATTACTTTAAATGGTTTAATAAGTCAAAACATGACGTTATTTCAGTAGagttttatttaacattttggtGCCAAGACGGTTGAGATTAttatagaaatcaaaattattctTTCAACTAATTAAGGGCGTGCAAATttagaatttgaattcaaaattgatCATTGATTAATTGGTACATAACTATGTACCAATTAATTCACAAGCTCAGCGGTGTGATGAAATTATTACCTTCAGACTGaaagataagaagaagaaaaaaaaataatatatattaaactaaaatataaataaattttaaccagcTCTTTCATGTTTAATGATAGTTTTTAAAATGctctttatttaattagagttttattttcaacaaatttctttagTTTTGTCCAATGCAATTATTGTAAAtggtattttaagaaattaattaattttttttattaagactattaaaattaaataatgttaactaattttcttgataagtgtaagttgattttttttgccTTATATTTTAGTCTCGATAGTAATAtgtagatatttttattaatgtaaatCTAGTTTAGTTAAATTTCTCAATATATAAgtttataagagaagaaaataaaataaaacaaagattttTTCGTACGTTAAATCTAACTTATAcacttcaatatttttataagtttttcattaaattattcTATAAATTGGGTAAATTACTGGAgaacacattttcttttatttatgtcCCTTTGTAGTTTGTAAATGTCTTTTAGGCTGAAATCAGTAATGTACCTTTTTGACTGAAAAATAATTTCCCCACATGTTTTGAAGTCGTCTTTCTTTCTATCTTTTTGCTCCCATTTGCTTAGAGATTGAAATTTTGCACCACAGTCAACAGTAGGAAATAATTGCATTTCAAATGACTTTGGCTTCGGCTTCAGCAATTCAGCCTGATCTGATCTGTTACAATCGGTTTGACCACGAAGCTCCACCGAAAGGTACTAAAATAATGCAGATGTTCATTAACATATCTAAAATTTCAACTCTGAGCTATGTGACCAAGCCATATAAATACAAACTAGCCATATAATCTTGACCTTCGGTTATTACTTAttagtaagaaaaaagaaattataaactcAATATGGATAATTACAATAAAAGTATtcggttttgttaaatttctaaGAGTGATaagttttattagaaaaaaaaaacatctattaaaaatataataaatacttaatgtTTATTAAGAGGATCTAACTCATTTAATTGACCAAAATAGAGGAGTTATTGTAATgctttatttcttaattaagaCTTACCAGATGTTTAAGATCAATCCAAAAGTCCAATATAATGCTAacattttacataaatatttacTGCTACAGTGTTACCTGAAATGATTAAGCAGTAATTTGGATGCTAAATCTCTGGACTATAGTAATCTTTACCTTTTTAATAGTGGAACAAAGTTGAAAGTGGTGGGATAAGGGACAAACCTACAGTCCCTCACTCTTATAATTTGATCCCACGAATTTCgatgcttatttttatttttgttttccacACTAAGCTCACAGTATAAATAGGGACTAAACTCAATCGAAAATGCACCTTCACAGAAGCAATTAATCATATTCCTCTCTCATTCTCACTATAAACACAAAACCCTTCCCATCCTAATTAAGGTGAAAATGAAGGCATCACCCATTGCTTGGTTCACTTTGGTGGTTGTGTTTCTTGTGGCTGAAGTTCAAGTTTCAATGGCAGTGACATGCAGCCCAGTGCAGCTGAGTGCATGTGTAAGTGCAATAACCTCTTCAACCCCTCCATCAAACCTATGCTGCTCCAAGATCAAAGAACAGAAACCATGCCTCTGCCAATACCTCAAGAACCCCAATCTCAAGAAGTTTGTTGACTCTCCTAATGCAAGGAGAGTTGCTAGCACTTGTGGAACTCCCTTCCCAAGGTGCTAAGTGTTAATAAATTGGAAGAGGTTTTAATTTCTCTGCCTGATTATGCATCTTGATATCTATCCAAGTGTTTGGCCAGAGACTAGAGAGTGAAAGAAAATTATGTGTTAAttgttatcatatatatatatatatggtgtgGTTTAAGGTCTCTATATATGTTTTAATGTTAGTGAGATTAAGTATTAGTCCTAATGGATATGTGATGCTTTGGTTTCATGTCATTCCATTTCAGTTCCTTGGTGTGGTCTCATCTCACGTAACGTTAATTAGTTGTTGCAAAAGGCTGTATTTATAATTCAAAGAAGTATCTGTTTCTGATCATGTTTCCTCATATTAACTCTCCATCTATCTACCTTATTAGTTTATAACTGTTCACTTTGGAATGAAGTTGATCTGGGTAATTGACATTACTTATGAATGAGAAATTAAAGCATTCAACATAAATGTAACAAGTCTTTAAGAACAAGCAGAGAAAACAGATAACAAAAGTGT
It contains:
- the LOC100306442 gene encoding alpha-amylase inhibitor/lipid transfer/seed storage family protein precursor, with the translated sequence MKASPIAWFTLVVVFLVAEVQVSMAVTCSPVQLSACVSAITSSTPPSNLCCSKIKEQKPCLCQYLKNPNLKKFVDSPNARRVASTCGTPFPRC